In a genomic window of Pseudomonas putida:
- a CDS encoding gamma-glutamyltransferase family protein — protein MFKFSAHEYPYASQRQSVFARRGMVAASQPLAAEAGIEIMRRGGNAIDAAIATAAALTVVEPTGCGIGGDAFALVWTQNKLHGLSANGAAPQALSIEAVKAAGHEKMPLHGWTPVTVPGCPSAWAELSRRFGRLPFADLLQPAISLARDGFPVSPVVALQWQTALEDFTPDRDEVLESWFDTFLIEGRAPRAGDLFRNPAQARTLSELAATACESLYRGDLAQRLDAHSRATGGYLRASDLQDYRAQWVEPIKVNYRGVDVWEIPPSGQGLVALMALKILEGFDFDHRDSQQTWHRQLEAMKLAYSDGLHYITDPQHMRVAVEDLLSDHYADHRRAQIGEQAVAPQPGDPHASGTVYLATADAEGNMVSFIQSNYHGFGSGVVLPDSGIALQNRGEEFSLDPGHSNCLAPGKKTFHTIIPGFLSKDGVAMGPFGVMGGYMQPQGHVQMVMNLVDFGLNPQAALDAPRWQWLGGLKVGIEQDASRDMAAALARRGHGVEVVCDLTSYGRGQIILRDPETGVLCGGTEPRTDSHIAVY, from the coding sequence ATGTTCAAATTTTCTGCCCATGAGTACCCCTACGCCTCACAACGTCAAAGTGTCTTCGCCAGGCGCGGCATGGTCGCTGCCTCACAGCCGTTGGCGGCCGAGGCCGGGATCGAAATCATGCGTCGCGGCGGCAATGCCATCGACGCGGCCATCGCCACGGCCGCAGCGCTGACCGTGGTTGAGCCCACCGGTTGCGGTATTGGCGGCGACGCCTTCGCGCTGGTCTGGACGCAAAACAAACTGCACGGTTTGAGCGCCAACGGTGCCGCACCGCAGGCTTTGAGCATCGAGGCGGTGAAAGCCGCTGGCCATGAAAAGATGCCGTTGCATGGCTGGACGCCGGTGACCGTTCCGGGTTGCCCGTCGGCGTGGGCGGAGTTGTCCAGGCGTTTCGGTCGGCTGCCGTTTGCCGACTTGCTGCAACCGGCGATCAGTCTGGCGCGGGATGGTTTTCCCGTGTCGCCGGTGGTTGCCTTGCAATGGCAAACCGCGCTGGAGGATTTCACGCCCGATCGCGACGAGGTGCTTGAGAGCTGGTTCGACACCTTCCTGATCGAGGGCCGCGCGCCCCGCGCCGGTGATCTGTTCCGCAACCCGGCCCAGGCGCGAACCCTGAGTGAACTGGCAGCCACCGCCTGTGAAAGTTTGTACCGTGGCGATCTGGCGCAGCGCCTGGATGCGCACTCGCGCGCCACTGGTGGTTATCTGCGCGCCAGCGATTTGCAGGATTACCGCGCGCAATGGGTCGAGCCGATCAAGGTCAACTACCGTGGCGTCGATGTCTGGGAGATTCCTCCGAGCGGCCAGGGGCTGGTGGCGCTGATGGCGTTGAAGATCCTTGAAGGTTTCGACTTCGATCATCGTGACAGCCAGCAGACCTGGCACCGTCAGCTTGAGGCCATGAAGCTCGCGTACAGCGATGGCTTGCACTACATCACCGATCCGCAGCATATGCGCGTTGCCGTCGAAGACTTGCTCAGTGACCACTACGCCGACCATCGCCGGGCGCAGATCGGTGAGCAAGCGGTGGCGCCGCAGCCGGGCGATCCCCACGCCAGTGGCACTGTCTACCTGGCCACCGCCGACGCCGAAGGCAACATGGTGTCCTTCATCCAGAGCAACTATCACGGTTTCGGTTCCGGGGTGGTCTTGCCTGACAGCGGTATCGCTTTGCAAAACCGGGGTGAGGAATTCAGCCTTGATCCCGGGCATTCCAATTGCCTGGCGCCGGGCAAGAAGACCTTTCACACCATCATTCCGGGGTTCCTCAGCAAGGACGGTGTAGCGATGGGGCCTTTTGGCGTGATGGGCGGCTACATGCAACCGCAGGGGCACGTGCAGATGGTGATGAACCTGGTGGATTTCGGGCTCAACCCGCAAGCGGCCCTGGATGCGCCGCGCTGGCAATGGCTGGGTGGGTTGAAGGTCGGTATCGAACAGGACGCCTCACGCGACATGGCCGCGGCGCTCGCGCGTCGTGGGCACGGGGTGGAGGTTGTGTGTGATCTCACCAGTTACGGGCGTGGGCAGATCATCCTGCGTGATCCTGAAACCGGCGTGCTGTGTGGCGGGACGGAGCCGCGGACGGATTCGCATATTGCGGTGTATTGA
- a CDS encoding amino acid ABC transporter ATP-binding protein, with protein MAHMSEELVIEALDIHKSFGDLQILKGISLQVRRGEVVVLIGASGSGKTTFIRCINLLEEIQSGQIRVAGQPMGYRTRADGSLARDSERNIARQRRDIGMVFQRFNLFPHMTALENIIEAPIHVLGVARAAAVEQARALLKRVGLAEKADHYPSMLSGGQQQRVAIARALAMKPQAMLFDEPTSALDPETVGEVLQVMKELAEEGMTMVVVTHEMGFAREVADRVVVLDQGELIEQGPPEQIFSQPSHARTRAFLSRVL; from the coding sequence ATGGCGCACATGAGCGAAGAACTGGTCATCGAAGCGCTGGACATTCACAAGTCGTTCGGCGACCTGCAGATTCTCAAGGGCATTTCCCTGCAAGTACGACGCGGTGAAGTGGTGGTGCTGATCGGTGCATCCGGCTCCGGCAAGACCACCTTCATCCGCTGCATCAACCTGCTGGAGGAGATTCAGTCCGGGCAGATCCGCGTCGCCGGTCAGCCGATGGGCTATCGCACCCGCGCCGACGGCAGCCTGGCGCGGGATTCGGAGCGCAACATTGCTCGTCAGCGTCGGGACATCGGCATGGTCTTCCAGCGCTTCAATCTGTTCCCGCACATGACCGCGCTGGAAAACATCATCGAGGCGCCGATCCATGTGCTGGGTGTGGCGCGTGCGGCGGCGGTGGAACAGGCGCGGGCCTTGCTCAAGCGGGTCGGGCTGGCGGAGAAGGCTGATCACTACCCGTCGATGTTGTCCGGTGGCCAGCAACAACGGGTGGCGATCGCCCGGGCATTGGCCATGAAACCCCAGGCGATGTTGTTCGATGAACCCACCAGCGCCCTGGATCCGGAGACGGTGGGCGAAGTGCTGCAAGTCATGAAGGAGCTGGCCGAGGAGGGCATGACCATGGTCGTGGTCACCCACGAAATGGGCTTTGCCCGGGAAGTGGCCGACCGGGTGGTGGTGCTCGATCAGGGCGAACTGATCGAGCAGGGCCCGCCGGAGCAGATCTTCAGCCAGCCCAGCCATGCCCGTACCCGGGCGTTTCTCAGCCGCGTGTTATGA
- a CDS encoding amino acid ABC transporter permease: MNFNWDVFWQYLLQPSDVYLTGLWLTCLISVSAMLLGCVLGLIAALMKLSSNPLLQYPVRFYVWLMRGTPLLVQIVFLYTALAAGGIFRFEDLDLGWIVVPGNIQAAIIALGLNEGAYMAEIIRAGIGAVDKGQYEAGRSLGMTFAKLMRRIVLPQAFRVIVPPLGNEFNVMLKNTTLVSVIGVQELLLSTQMVTSATFRVFELYLVVAIYFLALTTLWGFFQRWLESRFGQSDRPAPAANRMFGRNTMKLLRGR, from the coding sequence ATGAATTTCAATTGGGATGTGTTCTGGCAATACCTGTTGCAGCCCAGCGATGTGTACCTGACGGGGCTGTGGCTGACGTGCCTGATCAGCGTGTCGGCGATGCTGCTTGGTTGCGTGTTGGGGTTGATCGCGGCCCTGATGAAGCTGTCGAGTAACCCGTTGCTGCAATACCCGGTGCGCTTTTATGTCTGGCTGATGCGTGGCACGCCGCTGCTGGTGCAGATCGTGTTTTTGTACACGGCGTTGGCGGCGGGCGGGATTTTCCGCTTCGAAGACCTGGACCTTGGCTGGATCGTTGTGCCCGGCAATATCCAGGCAGCAATCATCGCCCTGGGGCTCAATGAAGGCGCGTACATGGCCGAGATCATCCGTGCCGGCATCGGTGCGGTGGACAAGGGCCAGTACGAAGCCGGACGTTCCCTGGGCATGACCTTTGCCAAGTTGATGCGGCGAATCGTTTTGCCCCAGGCCTTCCGGGTGATCGTGCCGCCGCTGGGCAACGAGTTCAACGTGATGCTGAAAAACACCACGCTGGTCAGCGTCATCGGGGTCCAGGAACTGCTGCTCAGTACGCAAATGGTCACCTCGGCGACCTTCCGGGTGTTCGAGTTGTACCTGGTGGTCGCCATCTACTTCCTCGCCCTGACCACACTCTGGGGCTTCTTCCAGCGCTGGCTCGAATCGCGCTTCGGCCAGTCGGATCGTCCGGCCCCGGCAGCCAATCGGATGTTCGGGCGCAACACCATGAAACTGTTGAGGGGGCGTTGA
- a CDS encoding ABC transporter substrate-binding protein, producing the protein MHKPCALVAVFTLSLCSQWALAAPELPERLSKSEKIVYCSGMDSPPLVSFDTKQKPVGLQVDMGEAIAKRLGDKKVEWRISPFAGLIPALLAQQCDMIVDQLFDKPERREVIDIVNFMYSSQSIVVPKGNPKAVNTLEDLSGLKVAVSNGSTIRVLLGKENEKLEAAGKAPMKLVVYNVDADAFQALRINQVDAFGTTVESAGHYQNLAPDLFQSAVPAFNRILTGFGVRKSDPQLTVALTEVLQGMRADGSYTALLSKWHVDSDKLD; encoded by the coding sequence ATGCACAAGCCTTGCGCGTTAGTTGCCGTGTTCACCCTGAGTCTGTGTTCGCAATGGGCGCTGGCCGCCCCCGAGTTACCCGAGCGGCTGAGCAAGAGCGAGAAAATCGTTTATTGCTCGGGCATGGATTCGCCACCGCTGGTGTCGTTTGACACCAAGCAGAAACCGGTCGGGCTGCAGGTCGACATGGGGGAGGCGATTGCCAAGCGCCTGGGGGACAAGAAGGTCGAATGGCGCATCTCGCCCTTCGCCGGATTGATCCCGGCGCTGCTGGCGCAACAGTGCGACATGATCGTCGACCAGTTGTTCGACAAACCCGAACGCCGTGAGGTGATCGATATCGTCAACTTCATGTACTCCAGCCAGTCCATCGTAGTGCCCAAGGGCAATCCGAAAGCGGTGAACACCCTGGAGGATCTGTCCGGGCTCAAGGTGGCGGTCAGTAACGGTTCGACCATCCGGGTGCTGCTGGGCAAGGAAAACGAAAAACTCGAAGCGGCCGGCAAGGCGCCGATGAAACTGGTGGTGTACAACGTCGACGCCGATGCCTTCCAGGCCTTGCGCATCAATCAGGTGGACGCCTTCGGCACCACGGTCGAATCCGCGGGCCACTATCAGAATCTGGCCCCGGACCTGTTCCAGTCGGCGGTGCCGGCGTTCAATCGCATCCTCACCGGTTTCGGCGTGCGCAAGAGCGATCCACAGCTGACGGTGGCGCTGACCGAAGTCCTGCAGGGCATGCGCGCCGATGGCAGTTACACCGCGCTCCTCAGTAAATGGCATGTCGACAGCGACAAACTGGACTGA
- a CDS encoding GntR family transcriptional regulator: MKFAPAYTERQPVTAEEEAYNFLLEAICKGRYRTGERLIAEDIAGEIGMSRMPVREAFRRLDADGLVTLRPNRGAIVRGLNVDEMREVFEMRSALEGLAIRVAVTKMTERHFSHLERLLDEMDDYREDGAEWVSRHRAFHEYLCSLSERPRLMRQISALYSVIEPHMRLWLQHADKPRSARDEHASIVEALRSGDPEKAAAVVCEHIEGTIPRLIQFLEAHQ; this comes from the coding sequence ATGAAATTCGCTCCTGCCTATACCGAGCGCCAACCGGTGACCGCCGAGGAAGAGGCCTACAACTTTTTGCTGGAAGCCATTTGCAAGGGCCGTTACCGCACCGGTGAGCGATTGATCGCCGAGGACATCGCCGGAGAAATCGGCATGAGCCGCATGCCGGTGCGCGAGGCGTTCCGGCGTCTGGATGCCGATGGCCTGGTGACGCTGCGGCCCAATCGCGGCGCCATCGTCCGTGGCCTGAATGTCGATGAAATGCGTGAAGTGTTCGAGATGCGCAGCGCCCTGGAAGGACTGGCCATCCGCGTCGCCGTGACGAAGATGACCGAGCGCCATTTCAGTCATCTGGAGCGCCTGCTCGACGAGATGGACGACTACCGCGAAGACGGCGCCGAGTGGGTCAGCCGGCACCGCGCCTTTCATGAATACCTGTGCAGCCTGAGCGAACGCCCGCGCCTGATGCGGCAGATTTCGGCGCTGTATTCGGTGATCGAGCCGCACATGCGCCTGTGGCTGCAACACGCCGACAAACCCCGCAGTGCCCGGGATGAACACGCTTCGATTGTCGAAGCGTTACGCAGCGGCGACCCGGAAAAAGCGGCGGCGGTGGTGTGCGAGCACATCGAGGGCACCATCCCGCGGCTCATTCAGTTTCTCGAAGCTCACCAATAA
- a CDS encoding M14 family metallopeptidase has translation MAKSSLDITANFDSGNIQVIDLSDPLKPLLAIRPDTKSNHFQWFHFKASGLHVGQEHWFRLNNASQSSYNKAWTGYQARASYDHVNWFQVPTIFEGDCLRFCLEAEQTHAWFAYFEPYSRGRHDWLIEQAQTKAGAELLATGKSVEGRDIQLLRKGTGAEGQRKIWIIAQQHPGEHMAEWFMEGVIERLEHRDDPVLNKLLASADLYLVPNMNPDGAFHGHLRTNAMGQDLNRAWQNANPETSPEVFFVQQQMEKYGVDLFIDAHGDEEIPHVFTAACEGNPGYTPRIAKLEEQFRNHLKHTTKDFQTKHGYTRDEPGKANMTLACNAVGEKYDCLSLTLEMPFKDHDDHPNPETGWSGKRSKQLGKDVLTTMAEMVDSLR, from the coding sequence GTGGCCAAATCCTCCCTTGATATCACTGCCAACTTCGACAGCGGCAACATCCAGGTCATCGACCTCAGCGACCCGCTCAAGCCACTGCTGGCGATCCGTCCCGATACCAAGAGTAACCATTTCCAGTGGTTCCACTTCAAGGCCAGCGGCCTGCACGTTGGCCAGGAGCACTGGTTTCGCCTGAACAACGCCAGCCAGTCCTCCTACAACAAAGCCTGGACGGGCTATCAAGCCCGAGCTTCCTACGATCACGTCAACTGGTTCCAGGTCCCGACCATTTTCGAAGGCGACTGCCTGCGTTTCTGCCTCGAAGCCGAACAGACCCACGCCTGGTTCGCCTACTTCGAACCCTACAGCCGTGGCCGCCACGACTGGCTGATCGAGCAGGCGCAAACCAAGGCCGGCGCCGAACTGCTGGCCACCGGCAAGAGCGTCGAAGGTCGTGATATTCAATTGCTGCGCAAAGGCACCGGCGCCGAAGGCCAGCGCAAAATCTGGATCATTGCCCAGCAACATCCGGGCGAGCACATGGCCGAGTGGTTCATGGAAGGCGTGATCGAACGCCTGGAACACCGCGACGACCCGGTGCTCAATAAATTGCTGGCCAGTGCCGACCTGTACCTGGTGCCGAACATGAATCCCGATGGCGCTTTCCACGGTCATCTGCGCACCAACGCCATGGGCCAGGACCTGAACCGCGCCTGGCAGAACGCCAACCCGGAGACCAGCCCGGAAGTCTTTTTTGTCCAGCAGCAGATGGAAAAATACGGCGTGGACCTGTTCATCGACGCCCACGGCGACGAGGAAATCCCCCACGTCTTCACTGCCGCCTGCGAAGGCAACCCGGGCTACACGCCGCGGATCGCCAAACTCGAAGAACAGTTCCGCAACCACCTCAAGCACACCACCAAGGACTTCCAGACCAAGCATGGCTACACCCGCGACGAGCCGGGCAAGGCCAACATGACTTTGGCCTGCAACGCAGTTGGCGAGAAGTACGACTGCCTGTCCCTGACCCTGGAAATGCCGTTCAAGGATCATGACGATCACCCGAACCCGGAGACCGGTTGGTCGGGCAAGCGGTCGAAGCAGTTGGGCAAGGATGTGTTGACGACAATGGCAGAGATGGTTGATAGCCTGCGTTGA
- a CDS encoding cytochrome b, with amino-acid sequence MSAHPNHFAPLARLLHWLMALMIIAMLFIGAGMVASVSERHEWLIHLHKPLGVAILLLVIVRLFVRFSTQQPPLPADLPGWQVLAAKASHILLYALMLILPLLGWAMISASGEPVMISSSLQLPSIVPANAQVFAFLRKAHGYLAYLLFLTVLLHLAAALFHGWVRRDGVLESMLHGKDRG; translated from the coding sequence ATGAGCGCCCATCCGAATCATTTCGCTCCGCTCGCGCGCCTGCTGCACTGGCTGATGGCGTTGATGATCATCGCCATGCTGTTTATCGGCGCGGGCATGGTCGCCTCGGTCTCAGAACGCCATGAATGGCTGATCCACCTGCACAAGCCTTTGGGCGTGGCGATCCTGTTGTTGGTGATCGTGCGTCTGTTTGTGCGCTTCTCCACCCAACAGCCGCCGTTGCCGGCCGACTTGCCGGGTTGGCAAGTGCTGGCGGCCAAGGCTTCCCACATCTTGCTGTATGCCTTGATGCTGATACTGCCGTTGCTGGGCTGGGCGATGATTTCCGCGTCCGGTGAGCCGGTGATGATCAGTAGCTCGCTGCAACTGCCATCGATTGTGCCGGCGAACGCTCAGGTGTTTGCGTTCCTGCGCAAGGCCCATGGATATCTGGCGTATCTGTTGTTTTTGACGGTGTTGCTGCATTTGGCGGCGGCGCTGTTCCATGGTTGGGTGCGCCGTGATGGGGTGCTGGAGAGTATGTTGCACGGGAAGGATCGCGGGTAA
- a CDS encoding catalase family peroxidase translates to MVDRSSPPPLSAASIALRLAGIAVVVAVVAGAFAYVNGTFDPQRLTPKKLVNVLETNNGVHPGFRRNHAKGVCVIGHFESSGEARSYSTAQVFNEARTPVVGRLALPPGNPYAPDNAIPIRSMALRFTQANGQQWRTGMNSMPVFPVGTPEAFYQLQQAQSPLPSTGKPDPAAVPAFFGSHPEAGPFLAWVKTAKPSASYVTETYNSVNAFYLVNAAGQKQAVRWNMVPQAMDAPGATAPEGADFLEKDLVQRIGAGPLRWQLMITLANPGDPVNDASKVWPEGRKVLNAGTLVLESVQPQLSGECRDINYDPLVLPAGIEGSDDPLLAARSAAYATSYLRRTSEVSQLPAAKQEAKQ, encoded by the coding sequence ATGGTAGATCGATCATCACCGCCACCCTTGAGTGCCGCCAGCATCGCGTTGCGTCTGGCGGGCATTGCCGTGGTTGTCGCTGTCGTCGCGGGGGCGTTTGCCTACGTCAATGGCACCTTTGACCCACAGCGCCTGACCCCGAAAAAACTGGTCAACGTGCTGGAAACCAACAACGGCGTGCACCCCGGATTCCGCCGCAACCACGCCAAGGGCGTCTGCGTGATCGGCCATTTCGAGAGCAGTGGCGAGGCGCGCAGTTATTCCACCGCGCAGGTCTTCAACGAGGCGCGCACGCCGGTGGTTGGCCGCCTGGCTTTGCCGCCGGGTAATCCCTACGCGCCGGACAACGCCATACCGATCCGCAGCATGGCGCTGCGTTTTACCCAGGCCAACGGCCAACAGTGGCGAACCGGGATGAACAGCATGCCGGTGTTCCCGGTGGGCACGCCCGAGGCGTTTTATCAGTTGCAGCAGGCGCAGTCGCCGCTGCCCTCGACCGGCAAGCCGGACCCGGCGGCGGTGCCGGCGTTCTTTGGTTCGCACCCCGAAGCCGGGCCGTTCCTGGCCTGGGTCAAAACCGCGAAGCCTTCGGCCAGTTACGTGACGGAAACCTACAACAGCGTCAACGCGTTTTACCTGGTCAACGCCGCCGGGCAAAAACAGGCGGTGCGCTGGAACATGGTGCCCCAGGCGATGGATGCACCGGGTGCGACCGCACCAGAAGGGGCAGACTTCCTAGAAAAAGATTTGGTGCAACGTATCGGCGCCGGCCCGTTGCGCTGGCAGTTGATGATCACCCTGGCCAATCCCGGCGATCCGGTGAACGACGCGAGCAAGGTCTGGCCCGAAGGGCGCAAGGTGCTGAACGCCGGTACCCTGGTACTGGAGAGCGTGCAGCCGCAACTCAGCGGCGAGTGCCGCGACATCAACTATGACCCGCTGGTGTTGCCCGCCGGCATCGAGGGCTCCGACGATCCGCTGCTGGCCGCGCGTTCGGCCGCCTATGCCACCTCCTACCTGCGTCGCACCAGCGAAGTCAGCCAGTTACCCGCCGCCAAACAGGAGGCCAAGCAATGA
- a CDS encoding sigma-70 family RNA polymerase sigma factor, with product MNDIDEQLREIIPRLRRFAVSLTRNSSSADDLVQSSLERALSSWSDKRPEGDLRAWLFAILYRQFLDAHRRSRRYARMLEFFTGREDAQPSVERTVIAQSTLNAFDQLPTEQRALLLWVSVEGLSYKEVAEILNIPTGTVMSRLSRARQALRQLSDGEITRPALRRLK from the coding sequence ATGAACGATATCGACGAACAACTGAGAGAAATCATTCCCAGATTGCGCCGCTTCGCCGTATCCCTGACGCGCAACTCCAGCAGCGCCGACGATCTGGTGCAGTCGAGCCTGGAGCGCGCGCTGTCGAGTTGGAGCGACAAACGTCCCGAAGGCGACTTGCGCGCCTGGCTGTTCGCGATTCTGTATCGACAGTTTCTCGACGCGCACCGCCGCTCCCGGCGCTATGCGCGGATGCTCGAATTCTTTACCGGGCGCGAGGATGCGCAGCCTTCGGTGGAGCGCACCGTCATCGCCCAATCGACCCTCAATGCCTTCGACCAGTTGCCCACCGAACAGCGCGCGCTGCTGCTGTGGGTGTCGGTGGAAGGCCTGAGCTACAAAGAGGTCGCCGAGATACTCAACATCCCCACCGGCACCGTGATGTCCCGCCTGTCCCGGGCCCGCCAGGCCCTTCGTCAGCTCAGCGATGGCGAAATCACCCGCCCTGCCCTGCGGAGACTCAAATGA
- a CDS encoding anti-sigma factor family protein codes for MISIPPSERDLHAYVDHQLSDADRQLVETFLASNPDTAAQVRAWQQDAQQLRAALSGALQQPANPDLDPAQIRQRMKRQSRRHLASAAVLLIAVGIGGISGWQAREMTLLSAAQPMADAMQAYRLIAEQGILPADYKAGEDGDMQGWLDRYFTQANRLPDLTGAGFKPVSGRLLSTEQGPAAMVVYENQGGNKISFYVRPPGPKNFMLPRGSRSDGGLQAEYWSGGGYNYAMVSPTDTPAARMLRQTVNF; via the coding sequence ATGATCAGCATCCCCCCAAGCGAACGCGACCTGCACGCTTACGTCGACCATCAACTCAGCGATGCCGACCGGCAACTCGTGGAAACCTTTCTCGCCAGCAATCCGGACACGGCGGCGCAGGTACGGGCCTGGCAACAGGACGCCCAGCAACTACGCGCGGCCCTGAGCGGCGCCTTGCAGCAGCCAGCCAATCCGGATCTCGATCCGGCGCAGATTCGCCAGCGCATGAAGCGCCAGTCCCGACGCCACCTGGCCAGCGCCGCCGTGTTGCTGATTGCCGTCGGCATCGGCGGAATCAGCGGCTGGCAGGCCCGGGAAATGACCCTGCTCAGCGCCGCTCAACCGATGGCCGATGCCATGCAGGCCTACCGCCTGATTGCCGAGCAAGGGATCTTGCCCGCCGACTACAAGGCCGGCGAAGACGGCGACATGCAGGGCTGGCTCGACCGTTATTTCACCCAGGCCAATCGCTTGCCGGACCTGACCGGCGCCGGGTTCAAACCGGTGAGCGGCCGCCTGCTCAGCACCGAACAGGGGCCGGCGGCGATGGTGGTGTACGAGAACCAGGGCGGCAACAAGATCAGCTTCTACGTGCGCCCACCGGGACCGAAGAACTTCATGCTGCCCCGGGGCAGTCGCAGCGATGGCGGGTTGCAGGCCGAGTACTGGTCGGGGGGCGGCTACAACTATGCAATGGTCAGCCCGACGGATACGCCGGCGGCGCGGATGCTCCGGCAGACCGTGAATTTCTGA
- a CDS encoding Csu type fimbrial protein codes for MKRSMKWLMPLALCLPGPAWALCSVVTTTPVGFGSLSSIAVRTTSQPGSTLNGGLSCTGSLLSLLANNDHFWATVTSTQSGLLGPTGDVIGYTIYANNSTSYPLTRGTAFDFARNGIIDLLGLLNGTVPKTVPLYLGTTIGSNVAAGVYTETLSIFWNWNYCSGIGVGGLCLGRDIASGTTTLTVNLTVANDCTITAPNIAFGSAPVVSAFAPVTGQTINLACTKGSAYTVGLSDGQNAVSVGGRRRMISGGNYLAYDIFKSAGTTRWGSVGSARRASSDAEINPGNGLGTGSQIFNYNAKIYTDQTTPPAGTYLDNVVLDVGF; via the coding sequence ATGAAGCGTTCGATGAAATGGCTGATGCCGTTAGCGCTTTGCCTGCCGGGCCCGGCGTGGGCGCTGTGCTCGGTGGTCACCACAACGCCGGTGGGCTTCGGCAGCCTCAGCTCGATTGCCGTGCGCACCACGTCGCAACCCGGCTCCACGCTCAATGGCGGCTTGAGCTGCACCGGCTCGCTGCTGTCGTTGCTGGCCAACAATGATCACTTCTGGGCCACCGTCACCTCGACGCAAAGCGGTTTGCTCGGGCCCACCGGCGACGTCATCGGCTACACGATCTACGCCAACAACAGCACCAGCTACCCGCTGACCCGCGGCACCGCCTTCGACTTCGCGCGCAACGGCATCATCGATCTGCTGGGCTTGCTCAACGGCACGGTACCGAAAACCGTGCCGCTGTATCTCGGCACGACGATTGGCAGCAATGTCGCCGCCGGGGTCTACACCGAGACCCTGAGCATTTTCTGGAACTGGAACTATTGCTCGGGCATCGGCGTGGGCGGCCTTTGCCTGGGACGCGACATCGCCAGCGGCACCACGACCCTGACGGTCAACCTGACCGTGGCCAACGACTGCACGATCACTGCGCCGAACATCGCCTTCGGCAGCGCACCGGTGGTCAGCGCCTTCGCGCCAGTGACCGGGCAGACCATCAACCTGGCCTGCACCAAGGGCAGCGCCTATACCGTGGGCTTGAGCGACGGCCAGAACGCCGTCAGTGTCGGCGGGCGGCGACGGATGATCTCCGGCGGCAACTACCTGGCCTACGACATCTTCAAGAGCGCCGGAACCACCCGCTGGGGCAGTGTCGGCAGTGCCCGTCGGGCAAGCTCCGATGCCGAGATCAATCCGGGGAACGGCTTGGGGACGGGGAGCCAGATCTTCAATTACAACGCGAAGATCTACACCGACCAGACCACGCCGCCGGCGGGGACGTATCTGGACAATGTGGTGCTGGATGTGGGGTTTTGA